The following coding sequences are from one Humulus lupulus chromosome X, drHumLupu1.1, whole genome shotgun sequence window:
- the LOC133805042 gene encoding uncharacterized protein LOC133805042 isoform X1, protein MNSDGAATLVLVSGEKALQLGLQVIAKIKGYDYAAQVLSDPQKRAIYDQYAEEGLKGQVPPPDAAGGFPGGGATFFQTGDGPMLDTRERSFLKNNWYRLQEKKELILR, encoded by the exons ATGAATAGTGATGGTGCAGCTACATTAGTCCTAGTGAGTGGAGAGAAGGCACTTCAACTTGGATTGCAAGTAATTGCAAAGATTAAGGGCTATGATTATGCAGCTCAG GTTTTAAGTGATCCTCAGAAGAGAGCCATATACGATCAATATGCTGAAGAAGGTCTCAAAGGACAAGTACCACCCCCTGATGCAGCAGGGGGATTCCCTGGTGGTGGTGCTACTTTCTTTCAAACTGGGGATGGTCCAA TGTTGGACACAAGAGAGAGGTCATTCTTGAAAAACAATTGGTACAGATTACAG GAAAAGAAAGAGCTGATCTTAAGGTGA
- the LOC133805042 gene encoding uncharacterized protein LOC133805042 isoform X2, with protein sequence MNSDGAATLVLVSGEKALQLGLQVIAKIKGYDYAAQVLSDPQKRAIYDQYAEEGLKGQVPPPDAAGGFPGGGATFFQTGDGPMLDTRERSFLKNNWKRKS encoded by the exons ATGAATAGTGATGGTGCAGCTACATTAGTCCTAGTGAGTGGAGAGAAGGCACTTCAACTTGGATTGCAAGTAATTGCAAAGATTAAGGGCTATGATTATGCAGCTCAG GTTTTAAGTGATCCTCAGAAGAGAGCCATATACGATCAATATGCTGAAGAAGGTCTCAAAGGACAAGTACCACCCCCTGATGCAGCAGGGGGATTCCCTGGTGGTGGTGCTACTTTCTTTCAAACTGGGGATGGTCCAA TGTTGGACACAAGAGAGAGGTCATTCTTGAAAAACAATTG GAAAAGAAAGAGCTGA